The Juglans regia cultivar Chandler chromosome 10, Walnut 2.0, whole genome shotgun sequence genome includes the window TGTATGCAAGAGGCTTCCTTATACCAAATACCACACAGTTTAAGACGgctatttgcaacaattttagtATACTGTAATCCAACAAATCCTAGAGAACTTTGGGAATATTTTGAACAAGATATGTCAAGTGATTTCCAAACAAGTGTTGCAACATCAGCAGATATTAGGACAAAAGTCTTACGAAGCATCTCTTCTACACTTGAATCGATGGGAAAAGACATAAACATGTTTCACTTAATAGAACATGATGTCTCTTTTGATCAGAACGAAACTGAAGctagagaaataaatgatgaatttgcAGTTTCAATACCAGAAGAAGATCTTATGGCTTCGATGAGTCTTAATTCTGAACAACAACACGCATATGAATCAATTTTGCAGAAAGTCCTTCTAAATGAATCTGCTGCATTTTTTATTGATGGTCCGGGCGGAACAGGGAAAACATTCTTATATAAAGCACTTCTCGCTACAGTAAGATCAAGAAACTTAATTGCTCTTGCAACTGCATCGTCTGGTGTTGCTGCATCTATTTTACCTGGAGGTCGAACAGCCCATTCACGCTTCAAAATTCCATTAGATCTTGACAAAAATAGTACTTGTTGTGTAAGCAAACAAAGTGCTCTTGCCAAATTGTTACGTCTTGCAAAGCTAATCATATGGGATGAAGCACCTATGTCTAGAAAAGAATGTATGCAAGcattggataaaatgttacgAGACATAACTGATTCAAGATTAccatttggtggaaaaattaTCGTATTCGGTGGAGATTTTCGTCAAGTCTTACCTGTGATTCGGAAAGGCACAAGACAAGAAGAAGTTAATGCCAGTTTAGCATCGTCATATTTGTGGTCTACTTTAACTAAGATTAGGTTGAGTGAGAATATGCGAGCAAGATTCGATCCAaacttctcaaattatttacttcaggTCGGAAATGGAACAACACCAATCACAATTGAGAATAAGATCAAAATTCCCAATGAAATGCTCATTCCTTACAGAAATGATGTGGAGTCTTTAGATGATCTGATCGATGCAGTCTTCCAAGATATTGGCAGCTATTCAGAAAATTTATCCGAAATGACAAATCGAGCTATCTTGACACCAAAGAACAACTCTGTCGATGAGATAAATACAATACTTATTCAAAGATTTCCTGGTACAGTTACACAATACTATAGCTTCGATGAAACGATTGATACATCAGAACAAGGAATCATGgaggattttttaaatacattgaCACCAAATGGACTTCCACCTCATGagctgttattaaaaaaaaattgtcccatCATGTTACTCAGAAATGTCAATCCTTCAGAAGGTTTATGCAATGGAACACGTCTTATTTGTCGCAACTTTGAACGAAATATCATTGATGCTGAAATTGCAGTTGGTCACCACACCggaaaaagagttttcatacCAAGAATTCCTTTCTTGCCAAATGCAGACGACAATAgtggttttccattcaaaagaacacaatttcctatcagattaagttttgcaatgacaataaataaagcacaaggacagacattagattttgttggtgtatACTTGCCTCAACCTATATTTTGTCATGGCCAACTCTATGTAGcactatcaagagccaagacttCTGCTTCAGTAAAGGTTCTTATAAGACCAGTATCAACTCAAGATTGTGAAGAAgctgaaacaaataatattgtttataaagaattattaacactagcatatccatcataaacttctgtaagtaatcaaatttcaatatatacctctcaattaaatacaatttgtttttccattatgtaattttcagaacttcctgtttttctattattgaaattgtcttatttaaattcaattgtttaaactaatattttttttctcttcatttataaGTAGGCTTCAACATGCGGACTATCTATACCTCAATCAAAGACATTACTCCAAGTACAAAAAATTGGAGCATCAAGATGATTGTGTCAGACAAATCTCCCAAACGTACTGCACAACATTCAccgacaaaatatcaaaatctgacattGATAGACCCTGAGGTAACACATTGATATCATTATCATTCttgcaaaaatatacttaatatttatattatattccttcacatgatatatccaaaataaatatgttttccccTTACAGCATAGATTCATTCTAACTATATTCTcagattaaatcttatatatatttaataaatactattttacaatcaatagaatagaaataactattcatttatacaatattatgcAGGGCAACCGACTacaagcaacaattttcggcaAAGATATAGACCTACGTAATGACATGTTGCACATCTTCCGGTCTTACTACATCAGTAATGCTTATGTTAAGCCTTTAGATCCCAGGCATAGAATTGAAGCGCATGAATACCAgtggatcttaaattcaagaacaatcatCGAAAACATTCAAGATAATGAAGTGGAATTACAACCACCAGAATATGATATTATCCCATTCACCAATCTGCATGAGTACAAAGACACTGGAACTGAAATAGGTAAATATCACATCGATATATTTAACGTACATCTTGATATTCTTATtcagttttcacaatttttttttttacataattggACAGCTATTCTGGCGATCGCAATATACATGAAACCTCCTagagaaattacctcaaaacatgggccaacaaaaattcaagaaatatatgttatcGACCAGAGGTAAAAAAgatttctcaactatatatgtgatatttataaattctttaattaacttattttcaatactatttcatcatgctacacttttaaatattttctcctaAAATTTACAGCCTAATGCCCATATGGTTGACTATGTGGAGTCGatttgtggatggtgaatgcCGAACAATCTCTGATATTATTGAAGCTAAGCCAACTCTACTCGCAACACGTATAAAAGTTGGTTCATACAATGGTATATCACACAACTTATAatatcaacatttattaaaaatagaatgttattatctactaacaaatatcttttctttataatataggtCTCTCTCTTTCGTCTCAACCAACAAGTATATTTACCTTAAATCCTGTCATCCCTGCTGCAACTCCATTATGTCAATGGtaattctttcttactttattatatacatatacaatttgtacctactatatcttttcctccattatttctctcattcattttaaattattctaaaaatatttaggacaATGCTAAACCATGCACTGCTTGAAGAAATCgtcgaaaaaaatctacatcacacaacggcatcagcatcagcatcggcatcaaatgttgacatgaaagacataattaagcttgatgatcttgctggttttcttaaatcattacagCCAATGACGGTACATTTCTAACCTTATCTTAAgactacatattatttacaaccactaaaaatatatatctgttgcaaaattaatgcagaaagcaaaattttggattaaagcaactatttgtgtggttgatctccatcaaatattcttctacatgTCCTGCATTGGATGTAAAAAGGGGACTggatatgaacaaaatgaaaaatttcaatgttatcattgcaaatacatgagtaatgcacaaccacggtatacatcttatattcatattttacgtcGTAAATGTtcctttaatcaattttatattatatttaaattattgcttaatcattcagactaaaaaatatagtttgtttatatagcTGTCGAGCTTACATCGAAGTTGACGATGGTAATGGACGACTAGGAGCTGTCATGTTCGGTAAAATCGCAGAAGAAGCTCTAGGTTGCACAGCAATCGAACTAATGGAACATACAGGAGAGGTAACCAActtattcaaattccaatttatattttaaaaaattttaattttagatattcaaataggaagttattaaaaatatattttacattaaatttattcaccatacaggaacatttaccgtatatccaaaatattgcaaaattatgttcaacaaaaaaatggatcatacaattgggtgcagatttagatcaactccaaaaacaacgtcacaaaaacttcaacgttctctccataaatgctgcgaatgaggagaacaatactgtgaatgaggagaacacaccactttgaatccattatgtaatattcagtTGTTTCAAACTTTACTTTTAGtaccaaaagaaacaattatgtaatatttagtcgtttcagactttactttatgtaatatttagttgttTCAGACTTCACTTTTAGtaccaaaaaaacaattatgtaatattcactttcctgacttgcttaaacatatagtctgtctaaatctattatcagagactttaaacaattataatttgcttaaacaattaattatgttatcttcatagaccttatcattaatttctcttcttctacactagatgtttatattttagaataatctaacacagggcaaacgtgcatcgcacgtagATCCACTGCTAGTAATTTAATAAAGACTAATTACCAACTCgtcatgaatttttatataacttAGAAGAATGCTATTAAAGTGACCTAATTACGATGTTAGAAGTgacaacctagctagctacttgtGCATGCAGAGTCACAGACTCTCTTATTGAATATTCAACGTCGTACGTACTCGAGAGTCTCACacataaattaatgaatattataGGCCTATTTTATAACTTGCACATCATTTTCATCGAGCTAGATGTGAAAATCCAATAATGAGAGGATGGATGCTATTCGTAGTTGCATCAGGTAACGTttgattgagagagagatatatatatatatatatatatatatatatgtatttcagAATTATAGCTTATTTTctgaattctatttttaataaatgtaaatttatcatttgaatgatattatatatactataaaagtATTTAATTCACAAACAAGTTTTATAAAACTAGTTTTTTCTATATAAAGTAATTAATATggagattgcataaaaaaaaaaaaaaaaccatacgTGCTAACCtattaattattgaaataatgaaaatttaaaaatttaaaatttaacatttcaattaaaagaaaaaaattaataaaatgagatcgtcacttaatatataaaatattatacataaaattgtaaagATAGGTAACACTAGTCGACTAATtaaggtgtcgtttggatataaaaacactttcaatccatctcatatcatatcatctcatcattataactttctcaaatctctcatgcaaaatgtaataaacaatttaatttttttaaatatcaaaataatattattattaaaaaataatattttattcaactcatttaaaaccatctcatctcattgctTCTTGAGTCTGGATTTTCAACCCTCGCAAAACCTGTGTGaccgaaaaaataaataaatgctccCAAGCCGCGCTTGGCCAGGCACTAATAATTGTTGGCCCATTTGTTCCGGTTCTTGAACACGAACCGGAGATCCCTTTACCACATAATTAAggatggtttggatttagagatgagatgagatattttagatgaatggtgaaagttgaataaaatattattagaatattatttttaaatattattattattttaagatttgaaaaaattgaattgtttattatattttatgtgagaatttaacaattgtaatgataaaatgagatgagataaaacgtTTTCcaaatccaaacggggcctaagttAACATCTTTCTATCGCGTTTTCATTCAGGAAACAAATACCACCCGAGCAATTGTGGCGACGGTCTTAGGGTTTACTACACCCATCCATTCTTCGATCTCATTGCAAAAGCCATCGTGTTTGCCTTTACCGAGTCACTTGTTCCAATTGGCGCGTAGTCTTGTTATGAACCCAACTAAGATTGGGCCGGGCTTGATGGGCTTCTGACTTAATTGCTATATTTACtttaattgatttgtttaaGTTGTTTAGTGACCCATgagcttagttattattatttagaattgGCCTATGGCCTTTGTTGGCTGTTAGGAAGTAGGTCATCATCTTTCATCCAGTATATGTAGAGGAAATGAGGGTCCTTGTTTGGGATCTTGAACCTAGAAAATACTATGAACATCCGTCATTTTGATTTGAGAGGAATTGGAAACCTCGAATATCCCAAAGCGTAGTTATTATCATTATCTTCctattcttcttttattgtcaaTATTACTGTTCTTACACCGAGGTTCATTACATGTCTCATCAATTTTAAGCCCAATCTCTGCCACTTCCCGCAGCTTTCTCTTTGAAGTTGCTGCCTCTgcttgtttatttctttttgcatAACTTTCTCATTGAATTTTGGGGATTCTTGGCTCAGTTTTTGTGTTCGGGCATTTCAATCTTTGTGtcttcttttaatattaatatatattacttttaaaaataacataaaagaaaagctTTATATGCTTTCTCAGGCTAATCTGTATGGATCCTGTTGATGTCATATTTCGCAACCCAAGTAATTCTACGGGAGCTTAATTTGTCCACTTGTAATTAGAGAGACATGAGGGTTTTAGAGTGGTGGCGACACTTCTGATGCTAAAGTCAGTATGAGTTCATTGGGAGAATTATGAACAGAAGTGTCAAAATGTCTGAACCCCTCATCTGGCTGAGGGAGGGGGTATATATACCTGGTCAGGGTTATCCCTGGGAATGAGATGGTGGGTGTGTTGTTCTATACTGGAGTCGGGTGTCCCTGCCATCTCCCTGTTGCGTCCCAGACTTGCTAGACTTGATCGTGGCTGCTACTAACTCTCTGGGAGGCACGTTGTGGCGTGCCCAGTCCTACGATTCATTAAATGCGGTATGACTCCTTGTTGTGGTGTACTTGTTTCCATCCCATTATATGCGGCATGGCCCCGGTCAAGTGCATCCATCCCTTTGGCCTGTCCAAACATCGGGATTCAGGGACAGAGACTGTCTTGAACATCGGTCAGCAGTGGTGTCAGACAACCCTATCTTCCATTCTCTAGCCAGCATGCATCGCCCAACTGCTTCCCCTCCCAAGCCCCCCTGGGCTGACCTTGCCCGGCCAGCCCTTGTCCTCAGGTCCTGAAATTGTTCGGGCCTTGTGGACTAGGCCCACTCCCCTAGCCCGACCCTGGGATTACTCACCTCAGAGATCCCATGCCTATTCTATCCGATTCTACATATTGAGACTTCTACCCtgaataaatcttattaaagaGTAATTTTCTAAATCATTACCTTGTAAGCAACAAAGCTGAGGGCAAGGTTCGAGGATTTTCATTATCTTGGGGAGGAACTCAGTGGTCGATTGGTTTTCTTCTggtgtaaataattaaatgttgccaaaaagttgaattctttttCTCATGAGTTATGATTTTCTTGGTAGATTCCGCTGTCGGGTTCTGGTATATGTACTCATGCAGGACACCCCAttgatatgtattttttttttccaggaaTGAGATTGTGACGCTAATTGCTGAAAATCGTAAATTGTTTCAACTCTGCGAGTTTGGGTGGATCTATGTATTTCATTTTGACCCGTAATGGAGATACAGACCTGTGGAAAACGAATTGATTTATCACTAGAAAAGGTCCTCTGTATGAACATTCTTTCTTCTGATTACTTCAAAGAGCTTTACCGATTAAAAACATACCATGAGGTGATCGACGAAATTTACAATCAAGTTGATCATGTGGAGCCATGGATGACTGGAAACTGTGGTGGTCCTTCAACGGCATTCTGTCTTCTTTACAAGTTTTTCACTATGAAACTCACTGCCAAACAAATGCATGCGATCTTGAAGCACCCGGATTCTCCTCACATT containing:
- the LOC118349587 gene encoding uncharacterized protein LOC118349587 encodes the protein MTVKVRGTDLDNRWIVPHNPYLLAKFDCHLNVEICSTIKAVKYLYKYIYKGHDRVAFNLIPGQNIQDIDEIQQFQSARWIAPPEAMWRIYGFILNEMHPSVYSLHLHLEDQHLVAFHAHDNLNNILRSDFTAKSMLTEFFSTNQTNENARKLLYKEFPEAFVWNQQHKIWTPRKKKTVIGRIVTASPFEGERYYLRILLNHIRGPLSFDHIKTVGNVTAPTFREAATLHGLLQRDTSLQDCMQEASLYQIPHSLRRLFATILVYCNPTNPRELWEYFEQDMSSDFQTSVATSADIRTKVLRSISSTLESMGKDINMFHLIEHDVSFDQNETEAREINDEFAVSIPEEDLMASMSLNSEQQHAYESILQKVLLNESAAFFIDGPGGTGKTFLYKALLATVRSRNLIALATASSGVAASILPGGRTAHSRFKIPLDLDKNSTCCVSKQSALAKLLRLAKLIIWDEAPMSRKECMQALDKMLRDITDSRLPFGGKIIVFGGDFRQVLPVIRKGTRQEEVNASLASSYLWSTLTKIRLSENMRARFDPNFSNYLLQVGNGTTPITIENKIKIPNEMLIPYRNDVESLDDLIDAVFQDIGSYSENLSEMTNRAILTPKNNSVDEINTILIQRFPGTVTQYYSFDETIDTSEQGIMEDFLNTLTPNGLPPHELLLKKNCPIMLLRNVNPSEGLCNGTRLICRNFERNIIDAEIAVGHHTGKRGNRLQATIFGKDIDLRNDMLHIFRSYYISNAYVKPLDPRHRIEAHEYQWILNSRTIIENIQDNEVELQPPEYDIIPFTNLHEYKDTGTEIGNKYHPSNCGDGLRVYYTHPFFDLIAKAIVFAFTESLVPIGA